TGTCGCCCAGCGCACCCATCAGCGCTTGTTTGGCGCTATCCACCTCGTTACTTTCCACGTTTGTGCCCATTTTAGCGCattgttgttaatttggttTGGAGCTAATGGTTATCACTGGCAAAGCAAATTGTCAAGCTACATGAAGCCGCGGTTATACGGTGCAGTAAAGGTAAACAGCCACAAAGCCTTACAACAGTTCTAAATGATCAATGCTTTTGTGAGGTTTCAAAACACTGTTTCCATGGTCaccaaaaaatttaaaaaatatgcatGATTTGCCCGTGTACATTTGCAGGAAACGAAAGAAGAGTAGATATAGAAGATTTAAGTAAtaagtgtattttatttttattatgttttaaaattcaatcaatcctATTATACAATTCATATTGAAACATAattcaaagaaacaaaacatatctATGTCCATGTTGGCGCAAGACCACATCAAACGGCTTatgatattttgtttgctttaaactttaaaataacCTAGTGTGACCGTGTGAGCGTAGGCAGTTAACGTAGCCCAATGCAATAACTAAATAATAAGCCTATAATTTGAAAACGCATGCCATAGGTCTCTGCCGTCGATGTATATTTCActattttcaacatttctgTAAGGATCACTTTGACTGTTCAATGCTATacgtatttttaaaacaaaatctattataaacatacacacattcgaTGGAAAACgaacatgaaacaaaaaaacacgcacacagacagGATAACAATTAGAGTCACACAATGGTTCGCTAAACAAATTATTCTAAAGCAGGACATGGAACACATAGCATGGAACAGACGGGCAGACAGGGTAGTGATAGTGTGATGGCACTAGATCCTTTCTCTTTTGTCCCCTTACTCAGCTACAATTCGTATGCCCAAAACAGATTATTGGCATACCAGCTTGGCGTGGTTAGCGTGGGCAAAAGCATAATCCACCCAACCAACCCCAGCACGTAAAACCCGATAAAAAGATACTTTTTCCGGTGCGGTTGCGATTGCACCTCTTGCACATCGGGAAAGCCCATATGGTTGCAGAACGCATGCACTACAAACGGTGCCACAAAATGTCCCGACCGCACAAACAAATGGGCCGAATAGATGCCAAAGATGGTGGTGTAGAAAAATTGGAAGAACGACACTACCAGCACTTCCCGTAGCGGTCGCCCGTTCTGCAGCCGTTCCTTGATGTGGTGCAGATGGGCCAGCCCAAACAGCAGTGGTGTTATTAGCATTGCGATCGATGGTCGAAATGTTTGTAGTAGCAAGGGCAGCATGCAGGCACGAAAGGTGAACTCTTCCGACAGGGGCGCAACGAGATGGTTCCTCAACCACACCAAATTGCGCATCGCATTCATCCAGTACATAGGTTCCGAGTAGATGCGCCAAATGCCGTTCGATAGCTGCACACTTAGCGGACCAAGAAACAGTACCATCGTGAGTAACAGTGGTACAAACGTGGCAGTAAACATTCCTTCCTTCCGGAATCCCATAATCTGCCACATGGTGTAACGCTGGAACACATCCTTACTGGTAAGAGTTAGCACGAAAAATGGAGCTACGAGCATTACCACAAATACGCTAAAAAATCGCCGCTTTATGGTTGAAGGATGGTCTCTAAAATGGGATGATTACGGtggtatatatatacatatagtTGGTCTGAGCTAACGGGGACCTGTGTTACACAGAACCATTAGATCTTACCGATCGTGCTTTGAATTCCACACATACAGGCTAGCGACATAAATTATCGATATCACAAAACAGGCACCAACCGATACGAAGGGCGATAGGTAGATAGGGCCACCTGCCTCACCACTGGCCGCCGGATGCTGTTCCGTCGTCATCTCGTTTGCCATCCCGGCAGACCAGACTCTCACGAACAGATCCCAACGCTGCAAAATAACCTCCAGCTGTTCCACCTTGGCATCCGTATGGCAAGCGTATGGAGATGCAGAAATATCACAGTAGGCGCAGTCGTGCTGATGCCGGAATGTAGGAGGAGAAAATGAGCAGCAAATAGTTGAATAATACTCGTACGATCCACTGCTGTGTGTGCGGCAAGAAAAATGCGTGTACGCACATACGCAAATATGCTGCA
This genomic window from Anopheles maculipalpis chromosome 2RL, idAnoMacuDA_375_x, whole genome shotgun sequence contains:
- the LOC126558640 gene encoding CAAX prenyl protease 2; translation: MANEMTTEQHPAASGEAGGPIYLSPFVSVGACFVISIIYVASLYVWNSKHDRDHPSTIKRRFFSVFVVMLVAPFFVLTLTSKDVFQRYTMWQIMGFRKEGMFTATFVPLLLTMVLFLGPLSVQLSNGIWRIYSEPMYWMNAMRNLVWLRNHLVAPLSEEFTFRACMLPLLLQTFRPSIAMLITPLLFGLAHLHHIKERLQNGRPLREVLVVSFFQFFYTTIFGIYSAHLFVRSGHFVAPFVVHAFCNHMGFPDVQEVQSQPHRKKYLFIGFYVLGLVGWIMLLPTLTTPSWYANNLFWAYEL